The region CCCGATGCCTTCCTGGTTCTGGGCGATACCAACTCCTGCCTTTGCGCCATAGCCGCCAAAAAGCGCCACATCCCCATCTTCCACATGGAAGCCGGTAACCGTTGCTTCGACCAGCGGGTTCCCGAAGAAAGCAACCGGAAAATCGTCGACCATACCAGCGACATCAACCTCACCTACAGCAGCATCGCCCGCGAATACCTGTTGCGTGAAGGCCTTCCCGCCGACCGTGTGATCAAGACCGGTAGCCCGATGTACGAAGTACTGATGCAGTACCTTCCCAAGATCCGTCAATCCCAAATCCTCGAAACGCTCGGTCTGGAAAAAGGGAAATACTTCGTTGTTTCCGCGCACAGAGAAGAAAACATCAGCAGCGACAAAAACTTCATAAACCTGGTCACCATCCTCAACCAGATATCAGCAAGTTACGGTTACCCCGTCATCGTCTCCTGCCATCCCCGCACCCGTAAGAAGATAGAACAAAAAAACATCCGTTTTCACGAAAACGTAAAACTGATGAAACCCCTGTCCCTGAGTGACTACAACCAGTTACAGTTAAACGCTAACGCCGTGTTGTCCGATTCGGGTACGATCAGCGAAGAATCCTCCATCCTGAACTTCCGTGCACTGAACATCCGCGAAGCCCACGAACGTCCCGAAGCGATGGAAGAAGCCTCGGTGATGATGGTAGGTTTGGATCCCGATCGTGTGATGCAAGGGCTAGCCGAGTTACAG is a window of Barnesiella propionica DNA encoding:
- a CDS encoding UDP-N-acetyl glucosamine 2-epimerase, with protein sequence MVLGDTNSCLCAIAAKKRHIPIFHMEAGNRCFDQRVPEESNRKIVDHTSDINLTYSSIAREYLLREGLPADRVIKTGSPMYEVLMQYLPKIRQSQILETLGLEKGKYFVVSAHREENISSDKNFINLVTILNQISASYGYPVIVSCHPRTRKKIEQKNIRFHENVKLMKPLSLSDYNQLQLNANAVLSDSGTISEESSILNFRALNIREAHERPEAMEEASVMMVGLDPDRVMQGLAELQNQDIEERNFRPVYDYSMPNVSDKVVRIILSYTDYVKRNVWREK